Proteins co-encoded in one Sphingomonas sanguinis genomic window:
- a CDS encoding glycosyltransferase, whose translation MKVLVLAPLVRIAMRLYLECLLDDAKAAGAEVTVIAPSHVDVATDYPIVRIGGGGKFSTAWAQVNPLTFLRIAWTMLRGRFDMLHVINGENRPLVVWAMLWARLLGMRGVVTIHDPLPHPCAKLEVATYKVGLLSRRLASELNIHDKAHVDIVADGSDRPIHVFPLPDLAKSFGRPETLQKVQEVLFFGRMEPYKGIDNFVELGLRMRGEARFILAGKGNVPDTLLKTMAEHPDIFTVEHRHVTDEEMIAMMDRAKVALLPYHSATQSGVPPVAAARGALPVGFAVGGLVNQLPALGGIAVPPGDLDALEAAVRTGLAMDEAALQRLTEQPDPFKTAIARLYTRPASGITPITPVVIA comes from the coding sequence ATGAAGGTACTTGTCCTGGCCCCCCTGGTCCGGATTGCGATGCGGCTGTATCTTGAATGCCTGCTCGACGACGCCAAAGCGGCCGGGGCCGAGGTGACGGTGATCGCGCCCAGCCATGTCGATGTGGCAACGGATTATCCCATCGTCCGGATCGGAGGTGGTGGCAAGTTTTCCACCGCCTGGGCGCAGGTGAACCCGCTCACCTTCCTGCGTATCGCCTGGACGATGCTGCGCGGGCGCTTTGACATGTTGCATGTCATCAATGGTGAAAACCGTCCCCTGGTGGTCTGGGCGATGCTCTGGGCGCGATTGCTAGGGATGCGCGGTGTCGTGACCATTCACGATCCCCTGCCCCACCCCTGCGCCAAGCTGGAAGTTGCCACCTATAAGGTCGGGTTGCTGTCTCGTCGGCTCGCCAGCGAACTGAACATACACGACAAGGCCCATGTCGATATAGTAGCGGACGGTTCCGACCGTCCGATCCATGTTTTTCCGTTGCCCGATCTGGCGAAATCCTTTGGCCGTCCCGAGACGCTGCAGAAGGTACAGGAGGTGCTCTTCTTCGGCCGGATGGAGCCCTATAAGGGGATCGACAATTTCGTCGAACTGGGATTGCGGATGCGGGGCGAAGCCCGGTTCATCCTGGCGGGCAAGGGCAATGTTCCCGACACGTTGCTCAAAACAATGGCCGAGCACCCGGACATCTTCACCGTCGAGCATCGCCATGTCACCGACGAAGAGATGATCGCGATGATGGACCGGGCGAAGGTGGCGCTGTTGCCCTATCATTCCGCCACGCAGTCGGGCGTGCCGCCCGTCGCGGCGGCTCGCGGCGCGCTGCCGGTGGGCTTTGCGGTCGGTGGCCTCGTGAACCAGCTGCCCGCCCTGGGCGGCATCGCCGTCCCTCCAGGGGATCTCGACGCGCTCGAAGCGGCCGTCCGGACGGGGCTGGCGATGGACGAGGCGGCGCTACAAAGA
- a CDS encoding NAD-dependent epimerase/dehydratase family protein, producing MILIEKTPAMPPNDRPQRLLLLGGTGFIGVNLSHALIASGHDVLVAGRRTQPDRVAAGARPVAIGLGDVEDLVALITRERIDTVVHLVSGMKPSSTLADYLVERETVLTPALRLADALAELGTRLVYFSSGGTVYGMPSGDHAEEADPCEPISFYGRSKLEMETHLRFLQRTRGLRSLIVRPSNPYGPHQALNGAQGLVSVLFGRIAEQRGLEVWGDGSSVRDYIHIDDLTATTCALIGRGYEGTVNAGSGEGHSLLDVVRIVEQVTGREIPLSFRPPRAVDVPRLVLAIDRLRGMGLHRSRPLAQGIRDYAVAIGLIDAAPATASSC from the coding sequence ATGATACTGATTGAAAAGACGCCTGCCATGCCCCCGAACGATAGGCCGCAAAGACTATTGCTATTGGGTGGAACGGGATTCATCGGCGTCAATCTTTCGCATGCTCTGATCGCGTCGGGGCATGACGTTCTGGTCGCTGGTCGTAGGACTCAGCCTGATCGGGTGGCGGCCGGTGCCCGGCCGGTGGCGATCGGGCTGGGTGATGTGGAGGATCTCGTCGCACTGATCACGAGGGAGCGGATCGATACGGTGGTTCACCTCGTGTCGGGCATGAAACCTTCCAGTACGCTTGCCGACTATCTGGTGGAGCGCGAAACGGTGTTGACCCCGGCATTGCGCCTGGCGGACGCGCTGGCAGAGCTTGGCACCCGGCTGGTGTATTTCTCGTCTGGCGGCACGGTCTATGGCATGCCCTCCGGCGATCATGCCGAAGAGGCCGATCCATGTGAACCGATCAGCTTTTATGGCCGGTCCAAGTTGGAGATGGAAACGCATCTGCGTTTCCTGCAACGTACGCGCGGGTTGCGGAGCCTGATCGTCCGGCCGTCCAACCCCTATGGACCGCATCAGGCTCTGAACGGCGCGCAGGGACTGGTGTCGGTGCTGTTCGGGCGCATCGCCGAACAACGCGGACTGGAGGTATGGGGCGATGGTTCCAGCGTCCGCGATTATATTCATATCGATGACCTCACCGCCACCACCTGCGCACTGATCGGTCGTGGCTACGAAGGAACGGTGAATGCCGGCAGCGGGGAGGGGCATTCGCTGCTCGACGTCGTCCGGATCGTGGAGCAGGTGACCGGGCGCGAGATACCGCTTTCTTTTCGTCCTCCGCGCGCCGTAGACGTGCCGCGACTGGTGCTGGCCATCGATCGGCTGCGCGGCATGGGATTGCATCGATCCAGACCGCTGGCGCAGGGCATCCGCGATTATGCCGTCGCGATCGGCCTCATCGACGCGGCCCCGGCGACCGCGTCGTCCTGCTGA
- a CDS encoding right-handed parallel beta-helix repeat-containing protein: MIDPLARRAMLQKVAMLTTIGTLGASVQPAAASGTGTGGTAKGASPVDHGADPTGRRDATEALQRWLAQGGELVLPAGSRFAVSDTITVRQANTRISGRGSLVARAGALVNKTLLAVEADDCIIDGIYLENPDRIGVGEGLQSFGIELFGHRNRVLNCTVLDFQMCVGVAPTGEFYDNVFAFNHCRVLGAGRFGEGKGEDRGDGIADFGARTRIIGNMIEAASGRNGVPNDCRIGIDVERLPGYERDATGVDNNAASEIIGNMVIPSPDGTGRFRRCYSIEGISHCRVIGNYGRGWTWDGLWLVGSSDHSIVSGNTFRQDLVGHSRAGAEWQPDRAAILIYATGGVTLRDVLVSGNMVDMSSGDFNGIQVRSAGGHVSGVVISDNVCTITRSAGKAAPCGLLVTDARDVQLIGNRIDGPWQHGVRIQDCPDAEVAMCRVSGAKGFALSVQGASVRLGQNSISSCEGGIESAGNSEYLIDGNHLKGVRGFGLSLVDGGSGIVSGNIVRGAPLRVLKLGNTSGARFVGNIGLAE, encoded by the coding sequence ATGATCGATCCCTTGGCGCGCCGGGCGATGCTGCAAAAAGTCGCGATGCTGACGACGATAGGTACGTTGGGAGCGTCGGTTCAACCTGCTGCGGCAAGCGGTACCGGCACCGGCGGTACGGCCAAAGGGGCGTCACCCGTCGATCATGGGGCGGACCCCACCGGTCGCCGGGACGCGACCGAGGCCTTGCAGCGCTGGCTCGCGCAGGGTGGCGAACTGGTCCTGCCGGCCGGCAGCCGATTTGCCGTGTCCGATACCATCACGGTCCGTCAGGCGAACACCCGTATCAGCGGGCGCGGAAGCCTTGTCGCTCGCGCGGGCGCGCTGGTGAACAAGACGTTGCTGGCGGTCGAGGCGGATGATTGCATCATCGACGGCATCTATCTGGAAAACCCCGATCGTATCGGTGTGGGGGAAGGGTTGCAGAGTTTCGGTATCGAGCTCTTCGGCCATCGAAACCGCGTGTTGAATTGCACCGTGCTCGATTTCCAGATGTGTGTCGGGGTCGCGCCGACCGGTGAGTTCTACGACAATGTCTTTGCCTTCAATCATTGCCGTGTCCTGGGCGCGGGGCGGTTCGGCGAAGGAAAGGGCGAGGATCGCGGTGACGGCATTGCCGATTTCGGTGCACGTACCCGGATCATCGGCAACATGATCGAAGCGGCCAGCGGCCGCAACGGCGTGCCGAACGACTGCCGGATCGGCATCGATGTCGAACGATTGCCGGGCTACGAGCGGGATGCCACCGGCGTCGACAACAATGCCGCTTCGGAGATCATCGGCAATATGGTGATACCGTCACCGGACGGCACCGGTCGCTTCCGGCGCTGTTACTCGATAGAGGGAATTTCCCATTGCCGGGTCATCGGCAACTATGGCCGTGGTTGGACATGGGACGGTCTGTGGCTGGTGGGTTCGAGCGACCATTCGATCGTATCCGGCAACACGTTTCGGCAGGACTTGGTGGGCCACAGCCGCGCCGGCGCCGAATGGCAGCCGGACCGTGCCGCCATCCTGATCTACGCCACAGGTGGGGTCACGTTGCGCGACGTGCTGGTGTCGGGCAACATGGTGGATATGTCCTCGGGTGACTTTAACGGCATCCAGGTGCGAAGCGCGGGCGGCCATGTGTCGGGGGTCGTGATTTCCGACAATGTCTGCACGATCACCCGTTCTGCGGGAAAAGCCGCTCCCTGTGGCCTGCTGGTTACCGATGCCCGTGACGTTCAACTGATTGGCAACAGGATCGATGGCCCCTGGCAGCACGGCGTTCGTATCCAAGACTGTCCGGATGCCGAAGTGGCGATGTGCCGAGTCTCCGGCGCCAAGGGGTTCGCCCTATCGGTTCAGGGTGCATCGGTTCGACTGGGACAGAACAGCATCAGCTCGTGCGAAGGGGGAATCGAAAGCGCGGGCAATTCCGAATATCTGATCGACGGTAACCACCTGAAGGGCGTTCGCGGCTTCGGCCTGAGTCTGGTCGATGGCGGCAGCGGCATAGTCAGCGGCAACATCGTCCGGGGGGCACCGCTGCGCGTGTTGAAGCTTGGCAACACATCCGGTGCCCGGTTCGTCGGCAATATCGGACTCGCCGAATGA
- a CDS encoding glycosyltransferase, translated as MRILHVTEIVKGGLAAHLDEVIPAQIARYGGDNVRLIAPASQMKYLSATTNSVCRGFEDAQLGRLGKTLRLARAVRHGVRDYSPDIIHAHSTFGGVATRAPFRLGFHRTPTIYCPHAWSFAMDVAPWKRRAYALVERMLLPVTDVVVNETNEERDLALAFGLSSEKLRVIANGMTPEPGAFVPRGLAAPGEENGLHLLFVGRFARQKGLDLLLEAARRCADPAVVIHVVGEADDDYDPTANGVPPNVRLLGWATRSDLTAYLMAADALVMPSRWEGMPMIALEAMRAGLPIIANDIELMRDIVTPDTGILIDANDADAFAKLLSTLDRERLRTLGQGARQAFETRFSVNRQIDAFDRLYSEVLHG; from the coding sequence ATGAGAATTCTTCATGTGACGGAAATCGTCAAGGGCGGGCTGGCCGCGCATCTTGACGAAGTCATCCCGGCTCAGATCGCGCGCTATGGCGGGGACAATGTCCGGCTCATCGCCCCTGCCAGCCAGATGAAGTATCTAAGCGCGACGACGAATTCGGTGTGCCGTGGCTTCGAGGATGCGCAGCTCGGACGCTTGGGAAAGACCCTGAGGCTGGCTCGCGCCGTCCGGCATGGCGTCCGTGATTATTCGCCGGACATCATCCACGCTCACAGCACCTTCGGGGGCGTGGCGACCCGTGCGCCCTTCCGGCTCGGATTCCATCGGACCCCGACGATCTATTGCCCCCATGCATGGTCATTCGCGATGGACGTCGCACCATGGAAGCGTCGCGCCTATGCGCTGGTGGAGCGCATGTTGCTGCCCGTGACCGATGTGGTGGTGAACGAGACGAATGAGGAGCGTGATCTTGCGCTGGCCTTCGGTCTGTCATCGGAAAAGCTGCGCGTGATCGCCAACGGTATGACCCCCGAACCCGGGGCGTTCGTTCCGCGTGGCCTCGCCGCGCCGGGTGAGGAAAACGGACTGCACCTTCTGTTCGTCGGTCGTTTCGCGCGGCAAAAGGGACTGGACCTGTTGCTTGAGGCGGCACGACGCTGCGCCGATCCCGCCGTCGTCATCCATGTCGTAGGAGAGGCGGACGACGACTATGATCCGACCGCCAATGGCGTTCCACCGAACGTCCGATTGTTGGGCTGGGCGACGCGGAGCGACCTGACCGCCTATCTGATGGCGGCCGATGCACTCGTGATGCCGTCGCGCTGGGAGGGGATGCCGATGATCGCATTGGAGGCGATGCGTGCGGGCCTTCCGATCATCGCCAACGATATCGAGTTGATGCGCGACATCGTGACGCCCGATACCGGGATCCTGATCGACGCGAACGATGCGGATGCGTTCGCGAAGCTGTTATCGACGCTCGATCGGGAAAGGTTGCGCACGCTGGGGCAGGGGGCACGGCAGGCGTTCGAGACCCGCTTTTCGGTCAATCGACAGATTGATGCGTTCGACCGGCTCTATAGCGAGGTTTTACATGGCTGA